From the Telopea speciosissima isolate NSW1024214 ecotype Mountain lineage chromosome 9, Tspe_v1, whole genome shotgun sequence genome, the window TTGGACATAAATCTCCATCAGTGTCCACAACTTATGGTGagtatttcaaattttattttcctgtgTTGCTTTGGCTCCAACCATAGCTAGATTCAACAATTAATGGTAAGTGATCAATGCCTATTTGTGAATTTCAACTGAAGTAACAGGTGACCAGGCGAAAGTATGGGAAAAAATTCTCTTTACCATCTTATCCGCATGTATGGCAGGAATTCTTTTGAGTTTATGTATCTGCATCCTTGTGGCAAGGGAAAGAAGCCAGAAAGGTAAGAACACCCAATAAATTGTTGCAGAAAATATTTGCAGATATAGGAATTCTTTTGACTAGATATTCTTGTGTTTCATCCAGAGAGGAGCAGACTTATTGGTCAAGCTGTTCCATTGCAACAAATTGGTGCCCAAAAGGATCAGATGAATCCTCCAGACTTTCCATTAATTAGTTTAGCTACCATACATGCAGCTACAAACAACTTTTCTGATTTAAATAGGCTTGGCCAAGGTGGATTTGGCCCTGTTTATAAGGTACTTCCATGATCTCTCTTATCACAGCTAACTAGAAATTAAGTATAGTTTGTAAGGATGAAGGGTTGATTAATATGAAATTGGATTTGGAATGTTTGTAACTAAAAAGTATTATTCAATGATTGTGTACTTAGGGAACACTACCCAATGGAAGGGAAGTAGCAATTAAAAGGCTTTCAAGTGGTTCTGAGCAAGGTTCAGTGGAGTTCATGAATGAAGTATCACTAATACTGAAACTTCAACACAAAAATTTAGTGAGGCTTTTGGGTTGTTGcacagaaggagaagaaagaattcTTGTCTACGAGTACATGCCTAATGGTAGCCTCGATTTCATCCTCTTTGGTGCGTACCCTTTAATCTCTTCGaactcaaaatttcaaatttgttcATTACTAAGATGGTAACCATTAATTGTTAGCTTTCCCCTCAAGGTATAAATTTGTAATCACTTATTCTGTTTTCTGAGTTCATATATTATCTCATTCAAACGATGGAATGGCTAGCAAGAGTCTATATTCCAAAGAAGTATTGGGGAAAATTTGACCTGATCATATAAATCATCTTCATCTTAATAGTGGAGCCTTTCTTGTCGTCTATTGTATGGAAAATCTTCCACTGCTTTAGGGAGGCTAATCCTATAGCTGTCTATTTGGCTAAGGAGGCTGCGTCCCAAGGCTTTTCTTGTTCTCAATTTAGATTTCCTTATCAGATAAAGGAGGAATTGCAGAGGGATGCTAAGTGCAGACCTCGATTGAGATTTTCTTAAGGTTTTTCTCTATGATGCTTGGTTTTCCTTGCTGATGGCAATGTCGAAGGTGGGGATTTCCAATGCATTTGTTTTCTTGTATTCGTCTGGGTATGCCAAAATGTTAATtctgtaattatttttttattatttttaatatattctttctgatccttctaataaaaaaaaatcatcttatATGGTATTTGGCTACAGATCCAAGGAGACGCGCTCATCTTAATTGGAGTACTCGCTACAACATCATTTGTGGAATTGCCCGCGGCATCCTCTATCTTCATGAAGATTCTCGACTTAGAATCATTCATAGAGACCTAAAAGACAGCAATGTGCTGCTGGACAAGGACATGAATCCAAAGATCTCAGATTTTGGCATGGCAAGGATCTTTCCTGGAAATAATGGTGAAGCTAATACTGCTACGATAGTGGGGACATAGTAAGTGAACAGTTTTACTTTCACAATGTTTTGAAACATAATATGGATCTATTCATGTTGGACTAGGGAAAATACATCTTTACCTTCCACATTCTCTCTGATGTGAAGGAACGGTGTCGTGCTATTATTCCCAAGGGCCCCAAATCCCCTAGGAACCAATACCTTGAGGAGAGTCGAGGGATTCACCCCATTTGGTCTTCCAAATTATTTGTTGGCTTTGGTGGGGTTTTTGGTCATGGGCTTCTCTGAAGCTGACTTGGGGTTTGTCTGTTATGGTTATTGTTTTGCTTCTCATTGTAGCTTCGCTGGTCTCCTTCTCTTACTTAGGGGCCCCCTTACCCTCATTGTCTTTGATTAGCTGGGGgagtctttcttttctttgcaataaatttgatattacctatcaaaaaaatatacatcTTTATCTTAAGGTTCTAATACATTTTTCTTCCTCAATTTCAAAAGTGGATACATGGCTCCTGAGTATGCTATGGAGGGAGTATATTCCACGAAGTCCGATGTTTTTAGCTTTGGAGTTCTTTTGCTAGAGATTGTAAGTGGAAGAAAGAATGCAGGTTTCCATCGGTCCAAACATGCTCCCAGCCTTCTAGATTATGTAGGTTTGGTTACCTTGGATCATCCTATATATTCCTTTTAAAGCTAATCATCTTGGTTTCAAAACATTCCTTTGCATCTAACTCCTAAGGTATGATATTGCAGGCATGGCAGCTATGGAAAGAGGGAAGAGGGTTGGAGTTGATGGATCCACTGTTAGTAGAAACTCATAATGCGAGTGAAGTCTTGAGATGCATCAATGTTGGACTATTGTGTGTTAAAGAAGACTCAACGGATAGACCTACTATGTCACATGTCATCCTTGTGTTGAGAAGtgaatctctttctctcccacAACCTCAACAGCCTGCATTTTCTGTTGGTCGATTCACTCCAGCAATGATCGATGATATTTCTGCCAATTATGTAACTATTACAGATTTTATTCCTCGTTGAGTGACTTGGATTAAAATTTTAcgagtaaaaaaaaagaaaaatttaaacattgataaaaaaaaaaggaaatatccATCTTAGTTGTATAATCTGTCATATATGTGATAAGAACATATAAATTGGTACTTCAGCATGTTCTTAGTTGGATAAAATGTGGAAGGGTTTTTGTTTTACAATAGATTTGAAGTAATCACAATGACAAAAACAGATGCAAAGAAGTAACACAAGAAGTAACCACAATTGATCTTTTATTGAAAcatgtatgatatatatatttcgGCTTATGGCCTG encodes:
- the LOC122639830 gene encoding cysteine-rich receptor-like protein kinase 10, whose amino-acid sequence is MAGILLSLCICILVARERSQKERSRLIGQAVPLQQIGAQKDQMNPPDFPLISLATIHAATNNFSDLNRLGQGGFGPVYKGTLPNGREVAIKRLSSGSEQGSVEFMNEVSLILKLQHKNLVRLLGCCTEGEERILVYEYMPNGSLDFILFDPRRRAHLNWSTRYNIICGIARGILYLHEDSRLRIIHRDLKDSNVLLDKDMNPKISDFGMARIFPGNNGEANTATIVGTYGYMAPEYAMEGVYSTKSDVFSFGVLLLEIVSGRKNAGFHRSKHAPSLLDYAWQLWKEGRGLELMDPLLVETHNASEVLRCINVGLLCVKEDSTDRPTMSHVILVLRSESLSLPQPQQPAFSVGRFTPAMIDDISANYVTITDFIPR